The following proteins come from a genomic window of Haloplanus salinus:
- a CDS encoding dihydrolipoyl dehydrogenase: MDEFDFLVIGSGSGLDVANVAANQGQSVAVIEKGPLGGTCLNRGCIPSKLLLYHADVLETIERAGEFHIDARVEDIGFADIVREVNEEVEADAESIRQGLRSSSQHSLFEGEGRFVDDHTVEVVDGEDDGARLRAETILIAAGSRPAIPSIGGIDDVEYLTSTEALQLETPPDHLVIVGGGYIAAELGHFFGTFGSDVTIIGRRPNLLPEADDEVAESFTERYADRFTVHTGHTATAVSESDGTVSVEARPYEYGDDGGIVDDDTSVTVTGDELLIAAGRVSNADTLNLDATGVETDEQGFVETDEYLRTAADGVWALGDIVGEYLLKHNANHEARTVARNIFGSDLEAVDYSAMPFAVFASPEVAGVGASESDLRAEGRDYATNTYRYEETARGDAMKAEGFVKVLIDLDGEILGCHIIGPDASTLVQEVVGAMTAGSGTVQDIRESIHIHPALPEVVQRAFSGQFTRGGHDH; encoded by the coding sequence ATGGACGAGTTCGACTTTCTGGTGATCGGCTCCGGGTCGGGGCTCGATGTCGCCAACGTTGCGGCGAATCAGGGCCAATCCGTCGCCGTAATCGAGAAAGGGCCACTGGGAGGCACCTGTCTCAATCGCGGCTGTATCCCGTCGAAGTTACTGCTCTATCACGCGGACGTGCTCGAAACGATCGAGCGTGCCGGGGAGTTTCACATCGACGCTCGCGTCGAGGATATCGGGTTCGCCGACATCGTCCGGGAAGTGAACGAGGAAGTCGAGGCGGACGCGGAGTCCATCCGTCAGGGTCTCCGCTCGTCGTCCCAACACAGCCTGTTCGAGGGAGAGGGACGGTTCGTCGACGACCACACGGTCGAAGTCGTCGACGGCGAAGACGACGGGGCCCGACTCCGGGCCGAGACGATCCTCATTGCGGCGGGATCACGGCCGGCGATTCCGTCTATCGGCGGCATCGACGACGTTGAGTATTTGACGAGCACGGAGGCGCTCCAACTCGAAACGCCCCCGGACCATCTCGTGATCGTCGGCGGTGGCTACATCGCGGCCGAACTCGGTCATTTCTTCGGGACGTTCGGAAGCGACGTGACGATCATCGGCCGCCGACCGAACCTGCTTCCGGAGGCCGACGACGAAGTCGCCGAATCCTTCACCGAACGGTACGCCGACCGATTCACCGTCCACACCGGGCACACCGCGACCGCAGTCTCCGAGAGTGACGGTACCGTGTCCGTCGAGGCACGGCCGTACGAATACGGAGACGATGGGGGCATCGTCGACGACGACACGAGCGTCACCGTGACCGGTGACGAGTTACTGATCGCCGCCGGACGCGTGTCGAACGCCGACACCCTGAACCTCGATGCCACGGGGGTCGAAACCGACGAGCAGGGGTTCGTCGAAACCGACGAGTACCTGCGGACGGCCGCCGACGGCGTCTGGGCACTGGGCGACATCGTCGGCGAGTACCTGCTGAAACACAACGCCAACCACGAAGCACGGACCGTCGCACGAAACATCTTCGGGAGCGACCTCGAAGCGGTCGATTACAGCGCGATGCCCTTCGCCGTCTTCGCGTCGCCCGAAGTGGCGGGCGTCGGCGCCAGCGAGAGCGACCTGCGAGCCGAGGGACGGGACTACGCGACCAACACCTACCGATACGAGGAGACCGCCCGCGGCGACGCGATGAAAGCCGAAGGCTTCGTGAAGGTGCTCATCGACCTCGACGGCGAAATACTCGGTTGCCACATCATCGGCCCCGACGCCTCAACGCTCGTGCAGGAAGTCGTCGGCGCGATGACGGCTGGCTCCGGAACCGTGCAGGACATCCGCGAGAGCATTCATATCCACCCGGCCCTCCCCGAAGTCGTCCAGCGGGCGTTCTCCGGGCAGTTCACCCGCGGCGGGCACGATCACTGA
- a CDS encoding helix-turn-helix domain-containing protein yields the protein MAGQTTVPSSPDGSSLRALPPSAKLVAKTLEYEGRLTQAELVESTRLPDRTVRYALRKLEDEDVVTSRISFADARQRVYSLTTAES from the coding sequence ATGGCTGGTCAGACTACCGTCCCGTCGTCGCCGGACGGATCATCGTTACGAGCACTCCCGCCGAGCGCGAAACTGGTCGCCAAGACTCTGGAGTACGAGGGCCGTCTCACACAGGCGGAACTCGTCGAATCGACGCGACTTCCGGACCGAACAGTTCGGTACGCACTGCGGAAACTCGAAGACGAGGACGTGGTGACCTCCCGAATCTCGTTCGCCGACGCCCGACAGCGCGTCTACTCGCTCACGACTGCCGAGTCGTAG
- a CDS encoding DUF3179 domain-containing (seleno)protein: MSHRAPHRRLRVIHPATVNAYSVHQSGLTKISGSVHRRVGEQVLTFRPAPDGPGETVARDDETGTYWTLSGEAVAGELAGRTLDRHPHWDDLFWFSWAAFRPDTRVFTSEATSSA, encoded by the coding sequence ATGTCGCATCGGGCGCCTCACCGTCGGTTGCGAGTAATTCACCCAGCGACGGTGAATGCATACTCCGTACATCAGAGTGGACTTACAAAAATCAGCGGGTCCGTTCATCGACGGGTCGGGGAGCAGGTCCTCACGTTCCGTCCCGCGCCTGACGGTCCGGGCGAGACCGTCGCTCGGGACGACGAGACTGGGACGTACTGGACACTCTCGGGGGAGGCCGTCGCTGGGGAGCTCGCGGGGCGGACGCTCGACCGACATCCCCACTGGGACGACCTCTTCTGGTTCAGCTGGGCGGCGTTCAGACCGGATACCCGCGTGTTCACGTCGGAGGCGACATCGAGCGCGTGA